The Cyanobacterium sp. T60_A2020_053 genomic interval ACTTTTGGGAAATATTTTGTTAAAAAATCTTGAGGATTAAGAATAGAAATATGATTAAAATTCACCAAAACTAATAAATCTAAATCGCCAGTAATAATAACTTGAGCAGGTGCGCTCACTCCCGCCGATAAAATGATAGTATCTTTAGAGTCTCTTAATTCTTCAACTTCTAAAAAATTACTAGAACAATAGGAGCAAATATCTTCAACAAAATTGAGCAAATACTCTATAG includes:
- a CDS encoding putative toxin-antitoxin system toxin component, PIN family, which codes for MKNNIEKTKISKKNRKNGHSIEYLLNFVEDICSYCSSNFLEVEELRDSKDTIILSAGVSAPAQVIITGDLDLLVLVNFNHISILNPQDFLTKYFPKVIN